The following proteins come from a genomic window of Streptomyces sp. Sge12:
- a CDS encoding dicarboxylate/amino acid:cation symporter: MSVSATPQAPAKASFKFPFWAQIVAGLALGVLFGWIARSQDISWLGTTLEKVGDIFIQLLKLAIAPLVFFAILVSITNLRKVNNAARLATRTLLWFMITSLIAVGIGIGIGLLTDPGAGTGLTAADGKDPKRTGSWIDFLTGIVPTDIVTPFTELKVLQIVFLAVVAGIAALQLGAKAKPVLDLAESALELLQKALWWVIRLAPIGTIGLIGTAIATYGWDLIGKYATFTADVYIGCALVMFGVYPLLLATVAKVSPIQFFKGAWPAIQLAFVSRSSVGTMPVTQKVTERLGVPKEYASFAVPFGATTKMDGCAAIYPALAAIFIAQIFDVQLGIKEYLLIVFVSVIGSAATAGLTGATVMLTLTLSTLGLPLAGVGLLLAIDPILDMMRTATNVAGQALVPVIVSAREGILDKEAYASASASPLDEPAPAAEPVAVAA; this comes from the coding sequence GTGTCCGTGTCCGCGACCCCCCAGGCCCCTGCCAAGGCCTCGTTCAAGTTCCCCTTCTGGGCCCAGATCGTCGCCGGTCTGGCCCTCGGTGTCCTCTTCGGCTGGATAGCCCGCAGCCAGGACATCAGCTGGCTCGGCACCACCCTGGAGAAGGTCGGCGACATCTTCATCCAGCTGCTGAAGCTGGCCATCGCCCCGCTCGTCTTCTTCGCGATCCTGGTGTCGATCACCAACCTGCGAAAGGTGAACAACGCCGCGCGGCTCGCCACCCGCACGCTGCTCTGGTTCATGATCACGTCGCTGATCGCGGTCGGCATCGGCATCGGCATCGGCCTGCTGACCGACCCCGGTGCGGGCACCGGCCTCACCGCCGCCGACGGCAAGGACCCCAAGCGGACCGGTTCCTGGATCGACTTCCTGACCGGGATCGTCCCCACCGACATCGTGACGCCGTTCACCGAGCTGAAGGTCCTTCAGATCGTCTTCCTGGCCGTCGTCGCCGGTATCGCAGCCCTCCAGCTCGGCGCCAAGGCCAAGCCGGTCCTGGACCTCGCCGAGTCCGCCCTGGAGCTCCTCCAGAAGGCCCTGTGGTGGGTCATCCGCCTCGCCCCGATCGGCACCATCGGCCTCATCGGCACCGCGATCGCCACCTACGGCTGGGACCTGATCGGCAAGTACGCGACCTTCACCGCCGACGTCTACATCGGCTGCGCCCTGGTGATGTTCGGCGTCTACCCGCTGCTGCTCGCGACGGTCGCCAAGGTCAGCCCGATCCAGTTCTTCAAGGGCGCCTGGCCCGCCATCCAGCTGGCCTTCGTCTCCCGCTCCTCGGTCGGCACCATGCCGGTCACCCAGAAGGTCACCGAGCGCCTCGGCGTCCCGAAGGAGTACGCCTCCTTCGCCGTCCCGTTCGGCGCCACCACCAAGATGGACGGCTGCGCCGCGATCTACCCGGCGCTCGCCGCGATCTTCATCGCGCAGATCTTCGACGTGCAGCTGGGCATCAAGGAGTACCTGCTCATCGTCTTCGTCTCGGTCATCGGCTCGGCCGCCACGGCCGGTCTGACCGGCGCCACCGTCATGCTGACGCTGACCCTCTCCACGCTGGGCCTGCCGCTCGCCGGCGTGGGTCTGCTGCTGGCGATCGACCCGATCCTCGACATGATGCGCACCGCCACCAACGTGGCCGGCCAGGCCCTGGTCCCGGTCATCGTCTCGGCCCGCGAGGGGATCCTGGACAAGGAGGCCTACGCCTCCGCCTCGGCCTCCCCGCTGGACGAGCCGGCCCCGGCCGCCGAGCCGGTCGCCGTCGCCGCCTGA
- a CDS encoding DUF4229 domain-containing protein, with protein MSLKPSATIRYTAMRLGIFVGCLVVVAVLVRIGWVPSGLGDANAAWVVLLALVISAPLSFVLLRKQREEMSTQISGRVAGAKERLAANRSQEDQADDAARVTS; from the coding sequence GTGTCCCTCAAGCCGAGCGCAACGATCCGCTACACCGCGATGCGCCTGGGCATCTTCGTCGGATGCCTCGTCGTCGTCGCCGTCCTCGTCCGGATCGGCTGGGTGCCCTCGGGCCTCGGGGACGCCAATGCCGCCTGGGTCGTCCTGCTCGCCCTCGTCATCTCCGCCCCGCTCTCCTTCGTCCTTCTGCGCAAGCAGCGCGAGGAGATGTCCACGCAGATCTCCGGGCGCGTCGCGGGTGCGAAGGAGCGGCTGGCCGCGAACCGCAGCCAGGAGGACCAGGCCGACGACGCGGCGCGCGTGACCTCGTAA
- a CDS encoding GNAT family N-acetyltransferase: MTLTFTLDPVVDPSLRDGILALWADVSNAGGAVGFVPPVTPDDIRPSLDKHLAGVADGGCRLVLGHDEDGAVAATAFLTHNTHRLQLHWLWAYTVMVHPRHQGKGYGRDLMAATEAAARSVGNIDAIRLTCRGGLGLEHFYASCGYKEVGRVPGAVRVAPGDDRDDITMLLPLY, encoded by the coding sequence ATGACCCTTACTTTCACCCTGGACCCGGTCGTCGACCCCTCCCTGCGTGATGGAATCCTGGCGCTGTGGGCCGACGTCTCCAACGCGGGCGGCGCCGTGGGCTTCGTGCCCCCGGTCACCCCCGACGACATCCGCCCCTCGCTCGACAAGCACCTCGCCGGCGTCGCCGACGGGGGCTGCCGACTGGTCCTCGGGCACGACGAGGACGGGGCGGTCGCCGCGACCGCCTTCCTCACCCACAACACGCACCGGCTCCAGCTCCACTGGCTGTGGGCCTACACGGTGATGGTCCATCCGCGTCACCAGGGCAAGGGGTACGGGCGCGACCTGATGGCCGCCACGGAGGCCGCCGCCCGCTCCGTCGGGAACATCGACGCCATCCGCCTCACCTGCCGCGGAGGCCTCGGCCTGGAGCACTTCTACGCCTCCTGCGGCTACAAGGAGGTCGGCCGCGTCCCCGGCGCCGTCCGCGTGGCCCCGGGCGACGACCGCGACGACATCACCATGCTGCTGCCGCTGTACTGA